One segment of Methanolinea mesophila DNA contains the following:
- a CDS encoding cysteate synthase, with protein sequence MTVEKYRLRCLEGGEVVRDRYTLDCPDGHVSLLRTEYSSRQLQLRESPGIFRFCDWLPIGHTLPLDAGPVCYRSEGLARELHIDNLFIDFNGYWPERGAAITTCSFKELEAIPTVIRQRERRPGVLVIASAGNTARAFLQVSAVTGTPVVVVVPETALSRLWTTAPARQAFVIAVRGDYTDAIAFSREVCTLPGFLAEGGAKNVARRDGMGTVMLDAAVTIGRMPDYYFQAVGSGTGGISAWEAALRLKGDGRFGPVLPSLRLCQNLPFIPMVSAWNERRRYLVPEKDMPDAKHAIGEVYSDVLTNREPPFSIRGGVFDALSDTRGEMYAVSNDEARAAEKLFADTEGIDLDPAASVCTASLVSACEAGELERNGTVLLNITGGGYRRVREDYTLLPVSAALTVPAGSRVDDGTRELLDWVKHHV encoded by the coding sequence GTGACGGTCGAAAAATATCGCCTGCGGTGTCTCGAAGGCGGCGAGGTGGTGAGGGATCGCTATACCCTCGATTGCCCGGATGGGCATGTGTCGCTCCTGCGGACCGAGTATTCGAGCCGCCAGTTGCAGCTCCGCGAATCCCCGGGGATCTTCCGGTTCTGCGACTGGCTCCCCATAGGCCATACGCTCCCCCTGGATGCAGGCCCCGTCTGCTACCGGAGCGAGGGGCTCGCGAGGGAGCTGCATATCGATAATCTTTTCATAGATTTCAACGGCTACTGGCCGGAACGGGGTGCGGCGATCACCACCTGCTCATTCAAGGAGCTGGAAGCGATCCCCACGGTCATCCGCCAGAGGGAACGAAGGCCCGGAGTGCTGGTCATCGCATCCGCAGGGAATACCGCCCGGGCGTTTCTCCAGGTATCCGCCGTTACGGGCACGCCGGTGGTGGTGGTAGTGCCCGAGACCGCGCTCTCCCGTCTCTGGACTACCGCCCCGGCCCGGCAGGCATTTGTCATCGCGGTCCGGGGTGATTATACCGATGCGATAGCGTTCAGCCGGGAAGTATGCACGCTCCCCGGGTTCCTCGCCGAAGGCGGTGCGAAGAACGTGGCCCGCAGGGACGGGATGGGAACGGTGATGCTCGATGCCGCGGTCACCATCGGGAGGATGCCGGATTATTATTTCCAGGCGGTGGGGAGCGGGACAGGGGGGATCTCGGCCTGGGAGGCTGCGCTTCGGCTTAAAGGCGACGGCCGGTTCGGGCCTGTCCTTCCCTCGCTCCGTCTCTGCCAGAACCTCCCTTTCATACCCATGGTCTCCGCCTGGAATGAACGAAGGAGGTACCTCGTCCCCGAGAAGGACATGCCGGATGCAAAGCATGCGATCGGGGAGGTGTATTCCGATGTCCTCACCAACCGGGAACCGCCCTTCTCCATCAGGGGGGGTGTCTTCGACGCGCTTTCTGATACCCGGGGAGAGATGTATGCGGTGTCCAACGATGAGGCCCGTGCCGCGGAGAAACTGTTCGCGGACACCGAGGGGATCGACCTCGATCCGGCGGCATCGGTCTGTACAGCGTCCCTCGTGTCCGCGTGTGAAGCAGGGGAACTAGAAAGAAACGGGACAGTCCTGCTGAATATTACCGGCGGGGGGTACCGGAGAGTGCGCGAAGACTACACGTTACTACCCGTCTCTGCGGCCCTCACGGTACCCGCGGGATCCAGGGTCGATGACGGCACCCGCGAGCTCCTGGACTGGGTGAAGCACCATGTATGA
- a CDS encoding methanogenesis marker 16 metalloprotein yields MKKTIEEINDRITRGDAVVYTAAELKDLTGRGERISAKDVDVVTTGTFGVMSGTIAVLHVPVSGPGSFDRAERAWLNGVPAIPGPCPNERLGSVDLVIYGTSRADNSYGGGHLFRDLVAGSLVDVEIEAGGKRFSRSITLREMGSARIITTRSAFKNYGAYLNPRPGVVNTIFSVRGLSGPSGEISVSGCGDINPLQNDPNLSTIGVGTRILLNGGAGYIMGQGTRSSRDKPNIAAFCEMHRMIPEMMGGFVTSSGPECTSSVAIPIPVLDDAILTRLRVTNEEIPLPVSDINNRVPVAASHYGEVWNGTDLTVTYTEGSCIRCETCEAAGYCPTGAILPGTGIDPGLCVNCGTCVGVCPGGAFHGELGNLNVGHRTVPVTLRQSDRARALRLCEYLKTLILEGEFQVTGKLEDM; encoded by the coding sequence GTGAAAAAGACCATTGAGGAGATTAATGACAGGATCACACGGGGAGACGCGGTTGTATACACCGCGGCCGAACTGAAGGATCTTACAGGGAGAGGTGAGCGAATCTCCGCGAAGGATGTCGACGTGGTTACCACGGGGACGTTCGGGGTAATGTCCGGGACCATCGCGGTGCTCCACGTGCCGGTCTCCGGACCCGGTTCTTTCGACCGGGCCGAGAGGGCATGGCTGAACGGGGTGCCCGCAATACCCGGGCCATGCCCGAACGAACGGCTCGGTTCTGTGGACCTTGTGATATACGGCACCTCCCGGGCCGATAATTCCTACGGGGGGGGCCACCTCTTCCGCGACCTCGTCGCGGGGTCCCTGGTCGATGTGGAGATCGAGGCCGGGGGGAAGAGGTTTTCCCGGTCGATAACCCTCAGGGAGATGGGCTCCGCCCGGATCATCACCACCCGCAGTGCCTTTAAAAATTACGGGGCGTACCTGAACCCGCGTCCCGGGGTGGTAAACACCATCTTCTCCGTACGGGGGCTTTCGGGGCCTTCCGGGGAGATCTCCGTCAGTGGCTGCGGAGATATCAACCCGCTGCAAAACGACCCCAATCTCTCGACGATAGGGGTGGGGACCCGTATCCTTCTAAACGGGGGAGCCGGGTATATCATGGGCCAGGGAACGCGGAGCAGCAGGGATAAACCGAATATCGCCGCGTTCTGCGAGATGCACCGGATGATCCCGGAGATGATGGGCGGGTTCGTCACTTCCTCCGGGCCCGAATGTACCTCCTCGGTGGCGATCCCAATCCCGGTCCTGGACGATGCAATCCTCACACGGTTACGGGTGACGAACGAAGAGATTCCGCTTCCCGTCTCGGACATCAACAACCGGGTCCCTGTTGCGGCATCCCACTACGGGGAGGTCTGGAACGGGACCGACCTGACCGTTACCTATACCGAGGGTTCCTGCATCCGGTGCGAAACCTGCGAAGCAGCGGGATACTGTCCGACGGGCGCGATACTACCGGGGACCGGGATAGACCCCGGGCTCTGCGTGAATTGCGGGACCTGTGTCGGGGTCTGCCCCGGAGGGGCCTTCCACGGCGAGCTCGGTAACTTGAATGTCGGGCACCGCACCGTGCCCGTTACGCTCCGCCAGTCCGACCGGGCGCGGGCATTGAGGTTATGTGAATACTTAAAGACCCTTATCCTGGAGGGAGAATTCCAGGTCACTGGAAAACTGGAGGATATGTGA